The DNA window GTTCAAGGCCGTACTTGTACTGCCATTGCCCAGCTGCCCATAGTTATTTATTCCACTCGACCAGATTTGTCCGTCCTTACCGAGCGCTGAGATATAGACACCATCGCCACTACCACCCATCACAACATTGTCTGTATCAATCGTCGACTTTGAAGTTTGATTGAGTTCGGCAGTGTATGTCTTCCATACTGCATTGGTACTAGTACGAAGTAGTTCTACCTTACCGGTTGCCTGAAGCTTCACGCCGTTATCGGTTGCCGAAACTGGCGAATCAACCGTGTAGGTACTCCGAAAAGTGCTGGTTTGTATTACATAGCACTTCGCTTGCCCCGCACAGCCAACACCCCCCGCACAGGTCGTGTCGGGGTGAAGCTCCGTTCCCGTCCACAGAGCGCTAAGGCCACTAGCATTCAGACAATCCTGCGCATGCGCTAAACCTGACTCAGCTGCGTCTTTGGCAAGCTGCTGGTAGTATTGGTTGTCGAGTGCCACACTGGTGCTGGTCACGCTCGAGATCGTCGCCACAAGTACCATAAACAAAATCACCGTCGCTATGACAATGGTGGGGAGTGCAAACCCCCGTGCAGCCATCCGGTGCTGTATCATGCATGTAGTGTAGCAAAAAACAGAAGCGATTTGCAATCCCAGCCTCTCTTACGCTATACTAGTAGCAAAGAGAAGAGAGGAAACTATGGCAGATACAGCAGCAAAAGTTATTATTTATAGCACCCCGTGGTGCGCGTTTTGCAAAACTGAGAAGCAATACCTTGAACACCTGGGCGTGGCATTTACAAGTAAAGACATCGAGGAAGATGCTGGCGCATACGATGAGCTAATGGCCAAAGTTGACCATCAAAGCACCGGTGTTCCCGTCACAGATATCGATGGCGTCATTATCCGCGGCTTTGATCGGAAACGGATCGACGAAGTATTAAAAGAAAAAGGCCTGGTCGCACCCCAGGCCTAGCGGCACTAGCTGTGGGCACGCTAGCAGTAGTGTGCCAAAAGGAGTAGTGGGGCAATAAATACCCTCTTTGCCCATGAGCAAAGAGGGTTGCCTGATGTACGTGACTACTTGTTGGTGGGGCAGTTGGGATTCCAGCAGCGCTCACCAGGCTTCAGCGTCATTCCGCAACGCGGACACGTCGAACCGGCCATTTCATCACCTCCTTAGGTATGACTATTATACCACCTTTGCTGCTGAATTTTATCCTCCGATATTGACAACTGTCCCGCTAATTTTACTACGGAAGTAATTGTCGTGACTCACATACAGAATTGCGCCGCTGTAGCGTTCCAGCGCCAGTTCCAGCTCCTCTATACTCGGAAGGTCAAGGTGGTTAGTCGGCTCGTCGAGGATGAGCAGCTGTGGATCGTTCGCGAGCATGCTTATTAGCTGAAAGCGGGCCTTCTGCCCACCGCTCAGCCGCTCAAGCGCGATGCCACCATCATTTTCAGTGAATAGGTAATCGCCCATGAGCTGGCGAATTTTCGTCTCGCCAATAGCCAACCCTCGGTCGAGATACATGCGTTCAATTGCATCGTGCAGTGGCAGCAACAAGTAAGTAGGAGCGATCTCCTGCTCATATATCCCGACGCGCACGTGCGGATCAAGCGTCAATAAGCCATCAAACATCATGATATCGGCGCCAAGTAACGCTTTAATGAGTGTCGTTTTACCGGCGCCGTTGCGACCGCGAAGCTCCACGGCTTCACCCTCACGTAGATCAATATTCACACCACTAAACAGTGGTGTGTCGCCATAGCCAAGGGCCACATCGCGTGCTTCTACCAGCTTGCGCTGGCTGCGCATATCGCCGTCTTTTAGCGACAAGCGAATGTTGCGAGCTTTGTATTTGTCGTACCGACCGGCTACTTTGTAGTCCAGTTGCTCTACACTGTCGCGGTCAATCCAAAACGTCGGCTTTTCTACCTTTTCAAGCTCGTTCAGCTCCACTTCCGCCTGCTGCTCACGGCGCTTAAACTGCTTTATAGTATCGGGGTCGCGCGCCTTTTCTTTGAGGCGGCGGAATTGTACCACTTTGTCGCGCAGATTGCGCTTACGTCGCTCCACTAGCTCGTACTCGGTCATGGCAGTGCCGGTACTATGAGCATTTTGTTTTAGGTAGGCATCGTAGTTACCTTTGTAGCTGACAGCTATACCGTCTTTTAGCTCAACAATTCGATCAACACACTTCAGCACGTCTCGGTCGTGCGTGATGATCAGCATCGCCTCGCTGGCGCGGCCCACCCAGTCAATAAACTGCTGTTTGGCCACGTAGTCCATGTGGTTGGTCGGCTCGTCGAGCAGGGCAAGATCGGCGTCGCTGTGCATCACTTTCACTACTTCAATCAGGCGCTTCTGGCCACCGCTGAGTGTCGATAGTGGGCGGGACTCAACCCCAGAGAGCTGAAAGTTTTTGAGTTCTTCGGCCACCAGTTCTTCAAGCTGATAAAAACCACGTCGACCGTAGCGATCAAGCGCCTCAGTGTACTGATGGATTTTTGCTAAATCATCGCCCATTGTCGCGGGCAGGGTAGTAATAGCGTGGCGCAGCTCGGCATACTCTGGTACTCCTTGCAAAATATATTCCATCACGCTCATCTGGCCCGCGTGGTGCTCCTGGGCTGTCGCCACGACAGTAACACCGCGCCGAAACACCACCTCGCCGGTGTAGTCGGTATCAATACCAGCCACAATGCAAAACAGTGTCGACTTGCCCACGCCGTTGCGGCCCACTACACCGACTTTTTCCTTGGCATCAATCGAAAGTCTAACCCCTGTCATCAACTGCTTGGGGCCAAATGATTTTTCGGTGACCAGTATGTCGGCGATCATCATACCAGTATAGCACGACCTCTGTTTGTGTTGACAGATATAAATAGACGTGCTATAAAATAGTTGACCTATCCATACGAGATTGGAGCACATCATGGCTGTCGACCTGAAAACCCGCGAAGCCCGCCTGGCACGGCTCAATGACATCCTGGGCCTCAGGGAAAAGACTGAGGCGCTGGCCGCCGAAGCCGACCATCACTACACCAATGGTGGCAACCGAACGGCGAGCGCACGCTTCAAAGTCAAGCTCCCGAGCCCCCAGGATCGCGCATTCGTCGCGAGCTTCAGTTCGAACGAGTTGGCCGCTGCGATCAAAGCAGTTGCCAAAGCAAACCTGGATGACTCCAGGCCTCGTCGAGGATTTATGTCCCACCACACTTTCTGTTACAGTGGAGACATCAAACTTCCTGGTATCCTCCAAAGTGTCTGGTTCACTCTGGCGGTGACTCCCGGAGACTAATACCACCCCCGCGGGGCTGCTCCGGATCTGTTCCGTGGTAGCAGCCCCGCAGAAGGGGTGGTTTTACATTGGAATTGTTTATTTAATAAAATAGTTGTATAATATGTATGTTCATGCAGTTCGGATTCGACACCTTGGAGAGACCATGTGTGATGCCAACGGCTCAGACGTCACCGAGAAGCAGAATGCCGTGCATGGTGGGCATGGCGTCGAGACGCTCAGCAATCACCGCGCACGCCGCTTGCGACAGTGGCGTAGCTACGCCATCAGAACGGTGCTGATTGTCGGTTTCGTGGCGGCGCTGTGGTATGCCGCCACCCAACCACACCTGCACTAGGCCACATTCCGGCCACTCACCCCGACAAAAGGGAGATGGGTGGCCATTTTTCATGGTTGTACATCATTCGTATTGACAAAATGTAAATTATCGTGTATAAATAATATGTCGGCCACCCATCTAGTCCAAGGAGGACACCATGGCCAGCAGCGACACGACCACTGACGTGCAGGACGCCACCACCGAGACGACGGCCCCCGAGGCCTTCACCGTCCAGGTGAGCGGGCACGGCATCCAGTTCAGCTGGACGCCCCAGGGCGAGCACGCGCAGGAACACCTGCGCGAACTGGGCGAGAGCGGCCGCAGCGAGTTCGAGCAGCTGCTCGCCGGGATGCTCGGCGGGCTGGAAGAGGACCTGATGCTCGCACTCTGCGAGCAGGCCAACCCCCTCATCTCGCTGCTGAGGGAGCTGTTGGGGCCGCACGCCTAACCCACACCCGCCAGGCGACTACGGAAGCTGCACCCCGCGTGCACACCGTAGCCGCCTGGCGGCAACACATTCTATCAGCACCACACACCCCAAGCAGGGGTTGTTTTTTATCTCAAAAATCTCAAGGGTCGTACCCTTGAGATTTTTTAAGATTCGGGTGGAGTGCGTGTGTGCTGTGTGTTTTATTGCTACAATACTTTTATGGGCAAAAAGCAGAAAACGTCATCGTCATCAGCGCCGATCGTCAACCGTCGGGCGCGGTTTGACTATGAACTAGGCGATGAAATTGTGGCCGGGCTGGTGCTGAGCGGCCCCGAAACCCGGGCCGCACGTGATGGGCATATTCAGCTCAAAGGCTCGTTTGTGTCAATCCGCAGCGACGAATTATGGCTCAACAATGCCAGCTTTAGCCTGAAGCTCAACGAACGCGGCAAGCCAGGTGCTCGAACAGTGGATACCGAGCCGCGCAAGCTGCTTGCCAGCCGCAAACAGATCACCCAACTACAGGCCCGCAAAAAGGACGGTATGTCGATCGTACCTACCAAGCTGCTCAACAAAGGCCGCTTTATCAAGCTCGTCATTGCTCTCGGCAAGGGTAAGAAAAACTACTACAAGCGCGAAACCCTAAAGCGCCGCGACCAGGAGCGCGATGCCAGAAGCGCGATAAAGCACCGTTGATATCCCTGTATTTAAGCGATCTTTTGCTACTTTTATCGCAAAAAAGTAGTGTTTTTCCTTCTTTTTGAATAAAAAGAACTATTTTATATTTGTAATTGCCTGATAATCAAATATATGTTAATATATGTTCAGCTACATCCGTAGTGCACCCGATCAAAGGAGCTATCATGAAGGTTATCAGCGGCATCCTGGCGGCCATCGGGCTGCTGGCAGCGGTGTTCGCCGTCCCGCTCGGCGTCATCATTGGCGCCACCCACGGGGGGCTGACCAGTGGAGGTATCGTCACCGGACTTGTCTGGTGGGCGGCGCTCGAGATGGGCGGATTGCTCATCTTCTTCGTCTTCGGTGGCCTGACGGCTGTCAAATCACTGGAGTAAGGAGAGACGAGTGGCTACCTACGCCGATCTGCGCGCACTTCGCGAACAAACGTTTGCGCACTGTGTAGAGGTCACGGAAGCAATCAATCAGGCTTTCAGCACCGGTTCTTCCTACTGGTCTGATGGGCTTAGTCATGCTGGAACCACGCTCAATAGCCTTGTCCAAGCAGTGCGGCTGCTCGATGACGAGCTGGCAAGTATGAAACCCCAGGACGCACCAGCGCCGAAGGATGAGTTATACAACGGGGTTATCCTCCTCGAGGGCTAGCCCATCCGCACCGCCCCGAGCCTTGGCAACCTGCCAAGGCTCGGGGCACTTTTCGTTTGCTATACTAGCTATATGCGTCATGAACTGACTATCGGCACCCAGCACTTTGTGTATTGGATTCATCATCCAGCGGCTACCAAAACCATCGTCATGATCCATGGTTTTACTGGCAATCACAAGGGGTTTCAGTATATCGTTCCACTCCTCCCAGATTTTCGCTGCATCGTGCTCGACCTACCCGGCTTTGGCGAGAGTAGCCTACCGGATCGTGAGAACTGGACTATTGATGCTATTGCACGGCTCGCCAACGATTTTGTACACTCACTTGACCTCAAAGAGCCACCCTATATATTTGGACATAGCATGGGTGGACTAGTGGTGAGTAGCATGCTCCACCAGGCGCCTGATTTGTATGATCAGCGCGGTGTGTTGCTGAGCCCCGTACCTACAGCTATCCGTCGTAACGATAGCCGACGCGCCGGCGCTATTTTGGGCGCATTGCAATACGGACTCGGCTACCGCTTACCAAAAGCAGGTGAGCGAGTGGTTAAAAGCAAAACGATCGCACGCATCGCCACTAAACTGATCATGACCACCACTGATCGTGAGCTACGGCGGGCAATTCATGGCCATCACTTCGATAACTTAGACTACATTAGTAGTATTGAGTTTTATAGCAAATTACACCATGACATCAATCGCCGTGGGTCAATCGACTTTGCCAGCAGTTTACGAAAGCGTGAGCTACTGCTTGTCCTTGGAGCCGACGACAATGTTGCGCCCCTAAAAGAGCAAGAGAAATTCATTGCAGCTATTAAGCCCCTTGTAGTTGAGATTATTCCCGGTGTCGGTCACCTAGCACACTACGAACAGCCCGCGCGCGTAGCACACGCTATCGCGCAATTCCTCACCTAGCTACTGTTCATCGTATTCGTCGGGGTCGGCTTCACGCCAGTTGCGCAGGTAGTCGGCCAAGTAGCTCTCACGCAAACGGTCGCGCCAACCTGTGGGGCGGGCGGCAACTTCTTTGCGTTTGGATTTGATAGTGCGCGTGTAGAGTGCTTCAAATTGCTTGAGCGTATGGCGCAGATCGTGTGTGCGAGCAATACGGAGCGACTCTTTGCTAAACTTTGCTCGCAACTTACGATCACGCAAAATTGCAATAATACCATCGGCCATCTGATCATCGTCATCAAGATCAAACAAATAGCCGTTCTTGCCATCATGACATAGCTCGGCTAGCGCACCCGCGTCGACAGCTACAACCGGCTGACCACATGCCATTGCTTCCAGCGTGGCGATACTTTGCAGCTCGGCAGGCGAGGGAATGGCATACAGCGTACCCACATGCTCAAGTGCCAGCTTGTCTTCATCTGACACGCGTCCAGTGAACGTCACATGGTCGGCAATGCCATACTCATCGGCTAAATCAATCAACACATCAAGATCAACACCAGACCCCACAATAAGCAGATGTGCGTCAACCGCCTCTAGTACGGTCTTAAACGCGGTCACAAGCACCGACAGGTGTTTTTCGGCATCGACCCGCCCGATATAGGTCACAATCGGACGATCAGTAGGCAGATCGTATTTGCCATAGATACGCGCATCGGGTGTAGCGGGCCCATACTCGTCGAGATTAACGCCGTTGCTAATGATCTCAATCGGTCGCGATACTTTTTCGGCACGCCCACCAAACGATTCCAGGCCGCTCGCCGTTGGGCTTGTGATCACGTCGGCGCGCGAGTGAAAACGCAACCCATACTCTGAGAGCATGTAGTTGATGGGTCGCGACAGTACGGCAGCCTTTTTGAGATTGTCCATCAAGTTCTCGGCCATCGCATGACTAGTGGTCACGACCGGAATATCTGCCCGTCGGCCAAAAAACATCGCCGCTTGACCAATCCAGAGCAGCATCTGAATATGAATGATATCAGGCTCAAACTCCTGGATAATCTTGCGCACCTCTAGCTGCGGCGTTGGACTGATGCGGAAATTCTGATAGAAGGGAAATATCGTTGAGCGAACACGGTAAATTGTGTAGTTGCCATCCACTTCAACCGACTTCTTACCATCCTGGCTGGGAGCAATCACGACTACCTCGTGGCCACGTGATGCCATGCCTTGCGCCAAATTACGACTAAATGTTGCCACCCCGTTAATCACCGGCCAATGCAAATCACTCGCAATAAGAATTTTCATGTGACTCATTATAGCACCTGTTCTTTGCTATACTAGCCGTATGAAGCTGATCTACGATGCCCGCTGGCTACCCCTTGACGGCAAGTTCGACGGTGTTGGTCGCTACAGTCAAGAGCTTGGTGCGGCACTGGCCACGCAGCCAGACGTTGATGTTACCTGGCTCGTACACGACGAGCGACAGCTTGAGCTACTGCCCGAGCGACCACATGTCATAGGTAATAAACCCGATGATATATGGGGTGAGCTACGCCACTTGTCGTCCACACTAGAAACAGCTAACCCTGACATTGTTTATTCGCCGTTCTTTTTGGCAGCGCTCGCGCGCGGGAAGTACCGACTCATTGTCACAATCCATGACACCATCTACTACCACTACCGCACACCGCCCCATTGGCTGCCGTGGTATGTCCGCGCAGCCTGGTGGCTGTTTCATGCCAGCAAAACGCCGATGCGCTGGCTCTTAAACCGCGCTGACGCCGTAGCGACAGTAAGCGACACTGCAAAGCAGGAAATTCTTGACTGGAAGCTCACCAAGCGGCCAGTCGTAGCAGTTAAAAATGCCGTATCTGACAAGTTTCAGGCCGATACATCGCGCCACACCTCACGCGCAGCGTCGAACATTGTCGTACACCATGGTGCGGTTACGCAGTATAAAAATGTCGAACTTATCATCGACGCGCTACCGCTGGTGCCTGACGTAGCGTTTCACATGCTCGGCCGAGTACCAGCCGCTCGTATGCGCAACCTCACTGCGCGTATACAAAGCAGGGGAGTCACCGAACGCGTTACAATTCACAATGGTGTCAGTGACGAAGAATTACTCGCCATGCTCGGCACCTGCCGCTGTCTCATAAGCCCTAGCCGTATCGAAGGCTTTGGCCTGCCGGTTATCGAGGCCCAGCTGCGTGGCGCACCTGTCATTTGTGCCGACACTCCCATTTACCATGAGGTAGGTGGTGATAGCGTGCTTTATGTCGGTACTGATGATATCGAAGCTTGCGCTAATGCTATACGGCAGCTCGCCGACCCACACCTTAGTGAACGACTAGTCGAGGCAGGAACACGGAACGCTCATACCTTTTCATGGGACAAAAGCGCCGCTCAAGCGTTGGCGATCTGCCAGTCACTTCGGCAGATATAAAGTACCGGAAGTGGCGAGTACCACTTCCGGGTGGGCCAATCATCGAGGTGATTGGTATTGTTCTGCTTGAGTGCGTGTCTCTGGGCGCGAGGTTGCGCGGCTCCATTTGAGAGCGAGCGCCGGAACAGCACACGCACCGAGGGCAATCAGCGTGAGAGTAAGCACGTCGGCTAGGGCAGCGAGCTGCACCAACACCGTGACAAGCGTCAGGGTAAACCACCACCCAAACACAACGTCAGTGATTTCCGCCGCCCGCGGCCACCCGAGTCGTATAAATGACTGAACGAGCACGATAAACACCAGGCTCACTCCCATGAATATCCCCGCGATCAACAGCCAGTGCGGAACGGCGGCAACGAGAGCCACCATACCACCAATGCTCAGCGCGCTATCAGGGATGTTGTCGAGCAAGTGCGGGTCGATGCGCCGCCAGGGTAGACGCCGTACATCCTCAGAGCTATACGGCCATCGTCGTGCAGCGATGCCGTCAAGCATGTCGGTCACGATCGCCACACAGTACATAATGAGTGCCGCTAGCCATAGGTGCTGCAGTATCGCGACCACTACGGTGCCCGCAAGCAGCAGGCGGCAGAGCGTCAGCAGATCGGCAAAGTACTTCATGGCAATAGCTCCTTGTCTCTTGTCTACGTCACGAAAATTATCTGTATTATATCACTTCATAATTGTTATCGCAAATCAATCGTTATCCATGTTTGTGTTTTATGAATAAAGATAGTATAATATTGCATGATAGGGTGCCGCTGGCGCTCTCGTACCAGAGGAGTGTCCTCATGAACCGTACTCACAGCCCCTTCGCATGGCTGATCGGCCTACTAGCCGCCAGCTTCATCGTGTCAGGTGTGGCGACCGTCATCGCCTCCCCCAGTGGCATCAGCGTGCTCATCATACTTTGCACTGGTTTTGCATGCGTGCTAGTGTGGGCGGTAAGTCTCGATTACTACCGCAAACCTCGCCTACACACATCAATCATGACAGACTTGTGGGTGATTCGCAGAAACCCAACACTTCACAAGAACTTCACGCTGAGCGATCTGGCCGAGAGCGGCAATGACGTCGCCTACATGACCCTCAAGTCCGGTGCGTCGTATCGACTCGGGCCGGTGAGCACCCTGACTGACTTCACGGCACGCGTGGGTGACCTCGTGACCATCAAGCGCACGGGTGGCATTGTGACTGGTAACTGGAGGGCCGAGGTCATCTCGGTCGTGCCGGCCGAGCTGCTGCCGCTGGCAAAAGGAACGCCCGCGCCCAGCCAAGCTCCACCCAAGGCCGCATCGTGATCTGGGTTATTGTCGGCCTGCTGGCAATCGTCGTTGGCGTCGTCCTCACCACGCACGGCTTCACCATGCACATGCTCGGCTCGGGCGGCGGAGATACGTTCTCCGACCTCGGCATGGGCAAGTGGGTCATGGTACTCGGGGTTGTCATTGCGGCAACCGGAGCATGGCTCACCCTTGCTCACGTCGGCTAACCGACACTGGCGTCTGCGCGTTCACGCGTGCAGGCGCCGTTTTCATTTTGCTATAGTAGAGGTATGTCGACACTATTTGACCACATCGCCATATGGCTGCTCGATCTCGTCAGCAGTACCAGGCGTGTCGCAGGGCTTTACCTCGCCAATTTCATATTTTGTACGCTCGTGTATATGTTTGCCGAACATGTGAGTTTGTTCGACGCTATGTGGTGGTGCATTGTCACGTGGTTTACAGTAGGATACGGAGATAATATCCCGCACACAATAGAAGGTAAGTTATTTACGATGTATGCCATTATTACGTCGCATGCACTCATTGTGCTGATTACTGCTAACTTTGTGATAATGCTGGGCCGCTACCGCAATAAACGTCATGCCCACCGTTATGACTTTTGCAAAAAACACCGTGAAGCTCTGTCCGAATCAGTCACGTGTGAGGAATGTAACTCTCCGCTATCATTTTTCTAGCGCTAGAGTGTAATCAGTGTGCCAACTTGTTCGCCGGCCGCTGCTCGCGCTATATTGCCTTCGGTGAGCAGCGCACAAATAATCACTGGTTTTTTGTCTTCCATCGCAAGCCCAATAGCAGCCTTGTCCATAACAGCGATGTTGGGGTTGCTCAGTGCTTCTTGGTAGCTAATTTTGTCGAATTTTCGCGCAGATGAGTCTTTGGCAGGGTCGGCGTTGTACACACCATCGACTTTGGTCGTTTTTATAACGACATCGCACTTCATTTCGAGTGCTAAGCTCAGCGCCGCGGTATCAGTAGTGAGGAATGGTCGGCCAATACCACCACCGACTATCACCACACGACCCTTGCCAAGATGGTGCTCAGCGCGGCGATACGTGTAGCGATCAATAAATTGTTCGACTGGTACACTACTCAGCGCCACGGTCGGCACATGCATAGCGTTAAAGATATCACTTACCACCACGGCGTTCATAATCGTCGCGAGCATACCGGTGTTATGCGCTGTCACTTCGCCAATGCCGTGGCCCGCCAGCTGTGCCCCGCGAGCGTAGTTACCACCACCGACCATTACCACTACCTGCGTGCCATTTGTTAGCAGGGGACGGATTTGCTCGGCAATCCATTTTACCCGCTCGGCATCCACGCCACCCTGTAGATTACCCTGTAATTGTTCACCTGAAAGTTTGAGGAGAATACGCTTATACATAGTCCCAGTATAGCACTTGTAATAAGCATTTATCGTAATGACATTGCCTTTGCATAGTTTTTATTGTATAATGGTATTAGTTCTTCGACAACCAAGTGAACGGGAGTTGTGTCTTATGTCCAAGTTCCTTCGAGTTTTATCTGCCCTCCTGGCTACAGCCAGTCTGGCTGCATGTAGCGACTCGCAGTCACGGTCGCCGCGAGTTGACATCGCGACTGGACAAACCAGCACTACCATCACACGTGTCGTGCTGATCGACGGCACCCCTTGTGCCGTCATCGACACCGCCTACTCGGCTGCCGTCGGCTGCGACTGGAACAGCCGCGAAGCCACCACGGGTACAACACCCGAAGGTAGCGGTACGACAAAGGTAACGCTGGTGGTCCTTTCAAACGGTGTGCGCTGTGCCGTCATGGACACCACCGCCAAGGCGCTGGACTGTGGCTGGGGCGCCAAGCACGGCGCTCCGTCGTACGAGCCGAAAGGCGAGCGAGGTATTCGCGTCGACACCTTCCAGTTGGGAGGCGTGACCTGTGCTGTTATGGACGGAGTGGGCGACAAGGCCGGTACCAAAGCGCTCTCGTGCGGTAGCCCCGCCGAGACCCCTACGGTCAAAACCACTCCCTGACAGCATGTCAAGAACCACATTGGCGAGGGGACAATCCCTCGCCAATGTGGCAAACATATTTTTATGCCCGTTTACGGGTGTTTTTTATATTCCAATTAGTTGCAT is part of the Candidatus Saccharibacteria bacterium genome and encodes:
- the smpB gene encoding SsrA-binding protein → MGKKQKTSSSSAPIVNRRARFDYELGDEIVAGLVLSGPETRAARDGHIQLKGSFVSIRSDELWLNNASFSLKLNERGKPGARTVDTEPRKLLASRKQITQLQARKKDGMSIVPTKLLNKGRFIKLVIALGKGKKNYYKRETLKRRDQERDARSAIKHR
- a CDS encoding ABC-F family ATP-binding cassette domain-containing protein, which codes for MIADILVTEKSFGPKQLMTGVRLSIDAKEKVGVVGRNGVGKSTLFCIVAGIDTDYTGEVVFRRGVTVVATAQEHHAGQMSVMEYILQGVPEYAELRHAITTLPATMGDDLAKIHQYTEALDRYGRRGFYQLEELVAEELKNFQLSGVESRPLSTLSGGQKRLIEVVKVMHSDADLALLDEPTNHMDYVAKQQFIDWVGRASEAMLIITHDRDVLKCVDRIVELKDGIAVSYKGNYDAYLKQNAHSTGTAMTEYELVERRKRNLRDKVVQFRRLKEKARDPDTIKQFKRREQQAEVELNELEKVEKPTFWIDRDSVEQLDYKVAGRYDKYKARNIRLSLKDGDMRSQRKLVEARDVALGYGDTPLFSGVNIDLREGEAVELRGRNGAGKTTLIKALLGADIMMFDGLLTLDPHVRVGIYEQEIAPTYLLLPLHDAIERMYLDRGLAIGETKIRQLMGDYLFTENDGGIALERLSGGQKARFQLISMLANDPQLLILDEPTNHLDLPSIEELELALERYSGAILYVSHDNYFRSKISGTVVNIGG
- a CDS encoding NrdH-redoxin, whose product is MADTAAKVIIYSTPWCAFCKTEKQYLEHLGVAFTSKDIEEDAGAYDELMAKVDHQSTGVPVTDIDGVIIRGFDRKRIDEVLKEKGLVAPQA
- a CDS encoding two pore domain potassium channel family protein, whose translation is MSTLFDHIAIWLLDLVSSTRRVAGLYLANFIFCTLVYMFAEHVSLFDAMWWCIVTWFTVGYGDNIPHTIEGKLFTMYAIITSHALIVLITANFVIMLGRYRNKRHAHRYDFCKKHREALSESVTCEECNSPLSFF
- a CDS encoding alpha/beta hydrolase encodes the protein MRHELTIGTQHFVYWIHHPAATKTIVMIHGFTGNHKGFQYIVPLLPDFRCIVLDLPGFGESSLPDRENWTIDAIARLANDFVHSLDLKEPPYIFGHSMGGLVVSSMLHQAPDLYDQRGVLLSPVPTAIRRNDSRRAGAILGALQYGLGYRLPKAGERVVKSKTIARIATKLIMTTTDRELRRAIHGHHFDNLDYISSIEFYSKLHHDINRRGSIDFASSLRKRELLLVLGADDNVAPLKEQEKFIAAIKPLVVEIIPGVGHLAHYEQPARVAHAIAQFLT
- the pyrH gene encoding UMP kinase, giving the protein MYKRILLKLSGEQLQGNLQGGVDAERVKWIAEQIRPLLTNGTQVVVMVGGGNYARGAQLAGHGIGEVTAHNTGMLATIMNAVVVSDIFNAMHVPTVALSSVPVEQFIDRYTYRRAEHHLGKGRVVIVGGGIGRPFLTTDTAALSLALEMKCDVVIKTTKVDGVYNADPAKDSSARKFDKISYQEALSNPNIAVMDKAAIGLAMEDKKPVIICALLTEGNIARAAAGEQVGTLITL
- a CDS encoding CDP-alcohol phosphatidyltransferase family protein; translation: MKYFADLLTLCRLLLAGTVVVAILQHLWLAALIMYCVAIVTDMLDGIAARRWPYSSEDVRRLPWRRIDPHLLDNIPDSALSIGGMVALVAAVPHWLLIAGIFMGVSLVFIVLVQSFIRLGWPRAAEITDVVFGWWFTLTLVTVLVQLAALADVLTLTLIALGACAVPALALKWSRATSRPETRTQAEQYQSPR
- a CDS encoding glycosyltransferase family 4 protein, producing the protein MKLIYDARWLPLDGKFDGVGRYSQELGAALATQPDVDVTWLVHDERQLELLPERPHVIGNKPDDIWGELRHLSSTLETANPDIVYSPFFLAALARGKYRLIVTIHDTIYYHYRTPPHWLPWYVRAAWWLFHASKTPMRWLLNRADAVATVSDTAKQEILDWKLTKRPVVAVKNAVSDKFQADTSRHTSRAASNIVVHHGAVTQYKNVELIIDALPLVPDVAFHMLGRVPAARMRNLTARIQSRGVTERVTIHNGVSDEELLAMLGTCRCLISPSRIEGFGLPVIEAQLRGAPVICADTPIYHEVGGDSVLYVGTDDIEACANAIRQLADPHLSERLVEAGTRNAHTFSWDKSAAQALAICQSLRQI
- a CDS encoding glycosyltransferase: MKILIASDLHWPVINGVATFSRNLAQGMASRGHEVVVIAPSQDGKKSVEVDGNYTIYRVRSTIFPFYQNFRISPTPQLEVRKIIQEFEPDIIHIQMLLWIGQAAMFFGRRADIPVVTTSHAMAENLMDNLKKAAVLSRPINYMLSEYGLRFHSRADVITSPTASGLESFGGRAEKVSRPIEIISNGVNLDEYGPATPDARIYGKYDLPTDRPIVTYIGRVDAEKHLSVLVTAFKTVLEAVDAHLLIVGSGVDLDVLIDLADEYGIADHVTFTGRVSDEDKLALEHVGTLYAIPSPAELQSIATLEAMACGQPVVAVDAGALAELCHDGKNGYLFDLDDDDQMADGIIAILRDRKLRAKFSKESLRIARTHDLRHTLKQFEALYTRTIKSKRKEVAARPTGWRDRLRESYLADYLRNWREADPDEYDEQ